In Aquimarina sp. TRL1, a single window of DNA contains:
- a CDS encoding alpha/beta hydrolase-fold protein, with product MSIRPLNFRPIYVYLIKTILGIIGLSIFCSCNNPKPSHDVTFIERTPVIDGKLDAFLESLPSKEFTYIWQFDNPVTDTVPVRYRMGYTATHLYLYIETAEDRISYHRRGYLWGDGYKILLGMPKKDSLTDEYYELSYSPSKEKNHWDRQRIMAYNFNQVTKPLSTQSISQEVSTGKKSGFEALIAWSDIEPYHPWFLGEIGCNIYFAKGINSQEHGYITNGYSLVDDEGIWSEEIPKRKYRKITFQLPETVSQPTTIAALRKKNLEEGKPLIVEIASIAKKAVEETIRISCFNKKKEEVLTKEYKIKSSDNLTKENLQVRLEGMSPGIYTVLIQTTEKKLGEHVISIRPEIDGENISTEIQKNKPKLPMGSLHTLQFELNEILNKYRALKPYESGESVHHLWKEFEKKFNVFKQGTDPYKGISGPYRRAFKSKYDQSYQPYSIKLPENYDPAKKYPLLVFLHGSGRDEQSLLKKARSNGKFIEIAPLARDLYNAYAYEESQRDIVEAIEAVTSSFSVDRSRMIIGGFSMGGYGALRAFYEHPELYKGVAVFAGHPNLANEWLDEEHPNFLEDKYLTPFIGVPLFIYHGKKDAGLDVRLIEEMSDKLKKIGGKVTCSIVADKGHEYPDTFTNTKYFNWLDSLIK from the coding sequence ATGAGTATAAGACCATTGAATTTTCGCCCTATCTATGTTTATCTTATAAAAACTATACTTGGTATTATAGGCTTGAGTATCTTCTGTAGCTGTAATAATCCGAAACCTTCCCATGATGTTACTTTTATAGAAAGAACCCCTGTCATTGATGGGAAATTAGACGCCTTTTTAGAATCATTACCATCTAAAGAGTTTACATATATCTGGCAGTTTGACAATCCGGTTACGGATACGGTCCCTGTTCGTTATAGAATGGGATATACTGCTACACATTTATATCTCTATATAGAAACAGCAGAGGATCGTATCAGTTATCACAGAAGAGGATATCTATGGGGAGATGGGTATAAAATTTTATTAGGAATGCCTAAAAAAGATTCATTGACGGATGAATACTATGAATTATCATATTCTCCTTCAAAAGAAAAGAATCATTGGGATCGACAGCGAATTATGGCTTATAATTTCAATCAGGTCACTAAACCGTTGAGTACACAATCTATATCACAGGAGGTCTCAACAGGAAAGAAGTCCGGTTTTGAAGCATTGATTGCCTGGTCTGATATAGAACCCTATCATCCCTGGTTTCTCGGGGAAATAGGGTGTAATATTTATTTTGCCAAGGGGATTAACTCTCAGGAGCACGGGTACATTACCAATGGATATTCTTTAGTAGATGATGAAGGAATCTGGAGTGAGGAAATACCAAAACGAAAATACCGGAAAATAACCTTTCAACTTCCTGAAACCGTTTCTCAACCAACCACCATTGCAGCTCTCAGAAAGAAAAATTTAGAAGAAGGGAAGCCACTGATCGTAGAAATAGCTTCTATCGCTAAAAAGGCAGTAGAAGAAACAATTCGTATTAGCTGCTTTAATAAGAAGAAAGAAGAGGTATTAACAAAAGAATATAAGATAAAGAGTAGCGATAATTTGACAAAAGAAAACCTGCAAGTTCGATTAGAAGGAATGTCTCCGGGCATATATACAGTACTGATACAAACAACAGAAAAAAAACTGGGGGAACACGTGATTAGTATTCGTCCGGAGATAGATGGGGAAAACATCAGTACAGAGATTCAGAAAAATAAACCGAAGTTACCTATGGGATCACTACATACATTGCAATTCGAATTAAATGAAATACTAAATAAATATAGGGCATTAAAACCATATGAATCTGGGGAGTCAGTACATCATTTATGGAAAGAATTCGAAAAAAAATTCAATGTTTTTAAGCAAGGAACTGATCCCTATAAAGGGATATCGGGACCGTACCGAAGAGCTTTTAAATCAAAATATGATCAAAGTTATCAACCGTATTCAATTAAGTTACCCGAAAACTATGACCCGGCTAAGAAATATCCGTTATTAGTTTTTCTACATGGTAGCGGTAGGGATGAACAAAGTTTGTTAAAAAAAGCGAGGAGTAATGGGAAGTTTATAGAAATTGCTCCCTTGGCAAGAGATTTATATAATGCATACGCTTATGAAGAATCACAACGAGATATTGTAGAAGCTATAGAAGCAGTAACCAGTTCGTTTTCAGTAGATCGTAGTCGTATGATTATAGGAGGATTCTCTATGGGAGGGTATGGAGCTTTACGAGCATTTTATGAACATCCCGAACTATATAAAGGGGTAGCAGTTTTTGCAGGGCATCCTAATTTGGCAAATGAATGGCTGGACGAAGAACATCCTAATTTTTTAGAAGATAAATATTTGACTCCTTTTATAGGAGTTCCGTTATTTATCTATCATGGGAAAAAAGATGCAGGGTTGGATGTTAGACTAATAGAAGAAATGAGTGACAAATTAAAAAAGATAGGAGGGAAAGTAACTTGTAGCATCGTAGCAGATAAAGGACATGAGTACCCGGATACATTTACCAATACGAAGTATTTTAACTGGTTAGATTCTTTGATTAAATAG
- a CDS encoding DUF2147 domain-containing protein → MKYIILFIIPFLFMCPATVDEEAYIGKWEIKGGSVIEIYKEKQVFYGKIYKRAAQPLSNLNGLDNKNPVKELRGRPIVGMIILDKLTYNEGELSGGTIYNADSGKTYTVKVWINSDDLNVCYIRAYKGWVFKTFTAKRVPPSLH, encoded by the coding sequence ATGAAGTATATCATACTATTTATCATTCCATTCCTTTTTATGTGCCCTGCGACTGTTGATGAGGAAGCCTATATCGGAAAATGGGAAATCAAAGGAGGTTCTGTTATTGAAATTTATAAAGAGAAACAGGTGTTCTATGGAAAGATTTATAAAAGAGCTGCACAACCACTTTCTAATCTCAATGGACTAGACAATAAAAATCCGGTAAAAGAACTTCGGGGACGTCCGATTGTAGGTATGATTATTTTAGATAAGTTGACATATAATGAAGGAGAACTGTCTGGAGGAACTATTTATAATGCGGATAGTGGGAAAACATACACCGTAAAAGTATGGATCAATAGTGACGACCTTAATGTATGTTATATCAGAGCCTATAAAGGCTGGGTGTTTAAAACATTTACAGCTAAAAGGGTACCTCCATCATTACATTAG
- a CDS encoding SRPBCC domain-containing protein, with the protein MKYIWLLVLFAMTGCMSTKRNKEMKIEKEIHFSVSQERVWEVLTNPEQTRKYMFGCELISEWKVGAPMLWKGKTNTGEVIVYVKGNILELEQGKKVTFSMFDPNMNLEDIPANYLIMTYEVIAKGKGTILRLRQENFRNNETGKKRYEESLKGWEAIIPDLKQIAEQE; encoded by the coding sequence ATGAAATACATCTGGTTACTAGTGCTATTCGCAATGACAGGTTGTATGTCAACAAAAAGAAACAAGGAGATGAAAATAGAAAAAGAAATCCATTTTTCAGTATCACAGGAAAGAGTATGGGAAGTGTTAACCAATCCTGAACAAACCAGAAAATACATGTTTGGATGCGAACTTATATCTGAGTGGAAGGTAGGTGCTCCAATGCTATGGAAAGGAAAGACAAATACAGGAGAGGTAATCGTATATGTCAAAGGAAACATTCTAGAGCTCGAACAGGGAAAGAAAGTTACTTTCTCGATGTTTGATCCTAATATGAATTTAGAAGATATTCCAGCAAATTACCTGATTATGACTTATGAAGTTATTGCCAAAGGAAAAGGAACGATTCTTAGGTTACGGCAAGAGAACTTTCGGAATAATGAAACTGGAAAAAAACGATATGAAGAATCTCTAAAAGGTTGGGAGGCGATTATCCCCGATTTAAAGCAAATAGCAGAGCAAGAATGA
- a CDS encoding helix-turn-helix transcriptional regulator, whose product MKADNRHITTQKWELEGISISHNIIHFTSLEKHRSVNELEAVRLHFGLKGDYDFSSQKLQTAHTFTGHHNNIMYSDGLDLEVCAKSKQIETFGVNFTPDSFVQIAQHGNDALKRLVENVIDKKNAVLSDEWRPNSFKIHQVINEILHCRFGGELKKLFLLSKSIELLVLQAALYEAKTSNTFIKTNTDKRKLFEAKEILTDQLGEPPTIYQLSKLVALNEYKLKKGFKELFGTTIFGYIHHNRMCIAQRLLLDTQKSAKEIAYEIGYSSPQHFSKAFKKEFGKTPNSIRRSPDSTL is encoded by the coding sequence TTGAAAGCAGACAATAGACATATAACTACTCAAAAATGGGAGCTGGAAGGAATTTCGATTTCGCATAATATCATTCATTTTACCTCTTTAGAAAAGCACCGTTCTGTAAATGAGCTAGAAGCTGTTCGTTTACATTTTGGATTGAAAGGGGATTATGATTTTAGCTCTCAAAAATTACAAACTGCTCATACGTTTACAGGGCATCATAATAATATAATGTACTCTGATGGGCTGGATTTAGAGGTATGTGCAAAAAGCAAGCAAATCGAAACATTTGGAGTTAATTTTACTCCTGATTCCTTTGTCCAGATAGCGCAACATGGTAATGATGCGCTAAAGCGACTGGTAGAAAATGTTATTGACAAAAAAAATGCTGTATTGTCAGATGAGTGGCGACCAAATAGCTTTAAGATACATCAGGTGATTAACGAAATCTTACATTGTCGTTTTGGCGGGGAATTAAAAAAACTATTTCTACTATCTAAGAGCATTGAACTTCTGGTTCTTCAGGCAGCATTATACGAAGCAAAAACATCGAATACTTTTATTAAGACCAATACAGATAAACGAAAACTATTCGAGGCGAAGGAGATCCTAACAGACCAACTGGGGGAACCACCAACAATCTACCAATTATCAAAATTAGTTGCCCTTAATGAGTACAAGTTAAAAAAAGGATTTAAAGAACTATTTGGAACAACTATTTTTGGATACATTCACCATAATCGGATGTGTATAGCACAACGTCTGCTGTTAGATACACAAAAATCTGCCAAAGAAATAGCCTATGAAATAGGATATAGTTCTCCTCAGCATTTTTCGAAAGCTTTTAAAAAAGAATTTGGAAAAACTCCCAATAGTATAAGACGTTCTCCTGATAGTACCCTCTAA
- a CDS encoding pitrilysin family protein, with protein MVYSFFKMSSYNIYRLILQKFYRLTGILIIVCYSTFSNAQTEKLSKELIKGKLENGFQYYIKNNTYPLQKTLFYLVVKAGAIHEKDQELGYAHFLEHMAFKGGKRFQEKKYITSLYEQGLQLGKHFNAVTNYQYTIYSIEFPKEATLEMQEETFAFFADILDGLSLDNEAIASEKRIVLEEKKVAPKVSEYFKFRLGESKYKYRLPIGTENSIKNITRESLGRFYDEWYQPEKAAVFVVGNVFPSQTASLIKQQFETIKNKRTNSTVNEGIYEFLEEAMAIDISDSYTSSRLFLEWGWKRQSEEQTEDVLRRKIVYQMLGRILQKRTDSLFSKSIDGLKLTDGYFMADVNYTTISCNPKTNPEMTIKNILREIKRIALYGVPENELQYHLKKNQQFITYKEDNFKQSGTYIQEYLDQYLDKNGSFFLEKKDSIIQHHILSNINSRDFKNEAQKLWDSNTMRLFFEQAASDDTKNKFSLQKFRKLKKQLDADNILPLIKKYARKKNSLKKTSKNRKLTVPEIEEEKALSSVYYPKLGITKLTYKNGLDVVLKPVKSETDVIEVVGLAPGGTSSISDSLYYQYESTIPYIELGGIGNLTDRDLEQYLSDKDFSVSFAISEFERNIHASTPHHQLEEFFKYLFIKMTATKTNEKEFTTVVQDEIKALKKRTSHFSIVSPFKRKVDQLKKNYFPNRNGAQTKEEFENLNLSQMHNFYQKAFANADSWRFIITGNFNKDSILPYLNNYLGNLPHNNNRMENKELFTHSEHEKELIIKDQKSRNTTSISFVLYGGYTPTVRNTILISLTERLIRNRVVKTLREQHGMTYTPFVELEKKRYPASNYVLEIHFDCTPDKIDKAKKITQQVLEDIITSPIQEKELKYYKNGVALKHNMIVSDTDIYNWNSYIIECLSNNEKIEDLEKFPAILSAISKEELHAFIKRSLDVDKTKIVSFF; from the coding sequence ATGGTTTACAGTTTTTTCAAAATGAGCAGTTATAACATCTATAGATTAATCTTACAAAAGTTTTATAGACTCACAGGGATACTTATTATTGTATGCTATAGTACTTTTAGTAATGCTCAAACGGAGAAATTATCCAAAGAGTTGATAAAAGGAAAGTTAGAAAATGGGTTTCAATATTATATCAAAAACAACACCTATCCACTACAAAAAACACTGTTTTATTTAGTAGTAAAGGCAGGAGCTATTCACGAAAAAGATCAGGAGCTTGGATATGCACATTTTTTAGAGCATATGGCTTTCAAAGGAGGGAAGCGTTTTCAGGAAAAAAAATATATAACATCTCTATATGAGCAGGGACTTCAGTTAGGAAAACATTTTAATGCCGTCACTAATTATCAATATACTATATACTCTATAGAATTTCCAAAAGAAGCAACACTGGAAATGCAAGAAGAAACATTTGCCTTTTTTGCTGATATATTAGACGGTTTGTCATTAGATAATGAAGCGATAGCTTCAGAAAAAAGAATTGTTTTAGAGGAAAAGAAAGTTGCGCCAAAAGTATCAGAATATTTTAAGTTCAGATTAGGAGAGAGCAAGTACAAATATCGCTTACCTATTGGCACAGAAAACAGTATAAAAAATATTACCAGGGAAAGCCTTGGTCGCTTTTATGATGAATGGTATCAACCAGAAAAAGCAGCAGTCTTTGTTGTAGGGAATGTCTTCCCTTCTCAAACAGCCTCATTAATTAAACAACAATTTGAAACTATTAAGAACAAGAGGACAAATAGCACTGTCAATGAAGGGATCTATGAATTTTTAGAAGAGGCGATGGCTATTGATATATCAGATAGTTATACATCTTCCAGATTATTTCTAGAATGGGGTTGGAAACGTCAGAGCGAAGAACAGACAGAAGATGTATTGAGAAGAAAAATAGTATATCAGATGCTGGGAAGGATTCTACAAAAGAGGACCGACTCCTTATTTTCTAAAAGCATTGATGGACTTAAGTTGACAGATGGGTATTTTATGGCAGATGTTAATTACACAACTATTTCCTGTAATCCAAAGACAAATCCCGAAATGACAATAAAGAATATATTGCGAGAAATTAAAAGAATTGCACTATATGGAGTTCCCGAAAATGAATTACAATATCATTTGAAAAAAAATCAACAATTCATAACATATAAAGAAGATAATTTTAAACAATCAGGTACTTATATTCAGGAGTATCTAGATCAATACTTAGATAAAAACGGTTCCTTTTTTTTAGAAAAAAAAGACAGTATTATTCAGCACCATATTTTATCCAATATCAATTCTAGAGATTTTAAAAATGAAGCTCAAAAACTATGGGATTCCAATACAATGAGGCTCTTTTTCGAACAAGCTGCTTCTGATGATACTAAGAATAAGTTTTCTTTGCAAAAGTTTAGAAAGTTGAAGAAACAACTTGATGCCGATAATATTCTTCCTTTGATAAAGAAGTATGCAAGGAAAAAAAACTCCTTAAAAAAAACATCAAAAAACAGGAAATTAACAGTGCCGGAAATAGAAGAAGAAAAAGCTTTGTCATCTGTGTATTATCCGAAATTAGGGATCACCAAGTTAACTTATAAAAATGGACTTGACGTAGTATTGAAACCTGTTAAGAGCGAAACGGATGTTATAGAAGTTGTAGGCTTGGCACCGGGAGGGACATCTTCCATATCAGACAGTTTGTATTATCAATATGAATCTACTATACCATATATAGAGTTAGGAGGCATAGGAAACCTTACTGATCGAGATTTAGAACAGTATCTAAGTGATAAAGATTTTAGTGTTTCCTTTGCCATCTCCGAATTTGAAAGGAATATACATGCGAGTACTCCACATCATCAGTTAGAAGAGTTTTTTAAGTATCTTTTTATAAAAATGACGGCAACAAAAACTAATGAGAAAGAGTTTACTACTGTTGTTCAGGATGAAATTAAAGCATTGAAGAAACGTACATCACATTTTTCTATTGTCAGCCCTTTCAAAAGAAAAGTTGATCAGCTAAAAAAGAACTATTTTCCTAATAGAAATGGTGCACAAACAAAAGAGGAATTCGAAAACCTGAACCTTTCTCAAATGCATAACTTTTATCAGAAAGCATTTGCTAATGCAGATTCCTGGAGGTTTATTATAACAGGTAATTTTAATAAAGACAGTATTTTACCATATTTGAATAACTATTTAGGAAACCTTCCACATAATAATAATCGGATGGAAAATAAAGAATTATTCACTCATTCAGAACATGAAAAAGAGTTGATCATTAAGGATCAAAAGTCAAGGAATACCACTAGTATCAGTTTTGTATTATATGGCGGGTATACCCCAACGGTACGAAATACAATACTAATTTCTCTAACAGAGCGTCTTATAAGAAACAGGGTCGTTAAGACATTAAGAGAACAACATGGAATGACGTATACTCCCTTTGTAGAATTAGAAAAAAAACGTTATCCAGCCTCTAATTATGTTTTAGAAATACATTTTGATTGCACTCCAGATAAAATCGACAAAGCAAAAAAAATAACCCAGCAAGTGCTGGAGGATATTATAACATCTCCAATACAGGAAAAAGAATTGAAATATTATAAAAATGGAGTAGCATTAAAACATAATATGATCGTTTCTGATACAGATATTTATAACTGGAACTCTTACATAATAGAATGCTTGTCTAACAATGAAAAAATTGAGGATTTAGAAAAATTCCCAGCCATCTTGAGTGCTATTTCAAAAGAAGAATTACATGCTTTTATAAAAAGATCTTTGGATGTAGATAAAACAAAAATAGTCTCCTTTTTTTAA
- a CDS encoding DUF4929 family protein, which translates to MKIIQSILYTLLGVMLITSCNSDDDGTAQFNGDVSVTLINKGNSSATEGEATDFIYDVILSKSFDSAVTLNFSLEDISGYSSLLAIDAPVIIKKNTTKGVLKITMPAKPDSENLLSEDKNFPIQLTSYSGIDNKITLSSNEAIAIKVEADFTPLTQEQKDLLEYYKTKGIDLTPWIGKIPVEVTVQTDGNGSFSPFDQATTKTYTGTTFITLSESATKEKPLLVMTNNAFGLSEYLQYVFRNETINNTGFWYAPNDDNVNPAAKEVLKAIGNQSETKWLNKEYSFNVIVDNLEFKEDNTIHFVQENGAHDIYTNFLDDQRVKGLSAVDFQYEFPLWDELEKLAKGNIDLTNHIISGGSLHPNNYIGYSTILEDDWYETNWVTPTSSYDNTDKVMQFTFNIDHANSGDYDIVKVTYTSPY; encoded by the coding sequence ATGAAAATAATACAATCAATACTATATACATTACTAGGAGTAATGCTTATTACATCTTGTAATAGCGATGATGATGGTACAGCGCAGTTTAATGGGGATGTCTCAGTTACACTGATCAACAAAGGAAATTCATCAGCGACAGAAGGGGAAGCTACGGATTTTATCTATGATGTTATTTTGAGTAAATCATTTGATTCAGCGGTGACTCTTAATTTTTCATTAGAAGATATTTCAGGTTATTCCTCTTTATTAGCAATAGATGCTCCAGTGATCATCAAAAAGAATACGACAAAAGGGGTACTGAAAATCACAATGCCAGCAAAACCAGATAGTGAAAATTTATTGTCTGAGGATAAAAACTTCCCGATACAATTAACTTCTTATTCCGGAATTGATAATAAAATAACATTATCTAGTAATGAAGCTATAGCAATAAAAGTTGAAGCGGATTTCACACCTCTTACTCAGGAACAAAAAGACTTATTAGAATATTACAAAACAAAGGGAATTGATCTTACTCCCTGGATTGGAAAGATCCCTGTAGAAGTAACTGTTCAGACAGACGGTAATGGAAGTTTTTCCCCTTTTGATCAGGCTACTACCAAAACGTACACGGGAACTACTTTTATTACACTGAGTGAAAGTGCAACTAAAGAAAAACCTTTATTAGTAATGACAAATAATGCTTTTGGGCTTTCTGAATACCTGCAATATGTCTTTAGAAATGAAACAATAAATAATACAGGGTTTTGGTACGCTCCTAATGATGATAATGTCAACCCTGCAGCAAAAGAAGTACTAAAGGCAATAGGAAATCAAAGTGAAACTAAGTGGCTGAATAAGGAGTATTCTTTTAATGTGATAGTAGATAATTTAGAATTTAAGGAGGATAATACGATTCATTTTGTACAAGAAAATGGAGCGCATGACATTTATACTAATTTTCTTGATGATCAGCGTGTAAAAGGATTATCAGCAGTTGATTTTCAGTATGAGTTCCCGCTGTGGGATGAGCTCGAAAAATTAGCTAAAGGAAATATTGATCTCACGAACCATATCATTTCAGGAGGATCTTTACATCCTAATAATTATATTGGATATAGTACGATTTTAGAAGATGATTGGTACGAAACAAACTGGGTTACTCCGACAAGTAGTTATGATAATACAGATAAGGTTATGCAGTTTACATTTAATATAGATCATGCCAATTCTGGGGATTATGATATTGTAAAAGTAACCTATACCTCTCCTTATTAA
- a CDS encoding RagB/SusD family nutrient uptake outer membrane protein has translation MKRVFGIIIIFISSVSCSLDIPVEDEITGLDVIDNIDIANETLSGIYNSYPKDKVMFSKLADDFYPNHTISENTFDFNLYRWETNELIVWAASLWQDYYHSISRANVLLNQIASIQTTNSKEEEILDFIHAQTLALKAFSYLDLTQLYAPRYSYLTREQDGIILKDNIASEEKSRATMEASYREIERLLLRAIELFPPETTTKYRFSKNSAKALLARVYLHWNKYEKAIVLCDELLKRNINQESYASLWRSPDNSEETLLVFDNEEFNYASLFDNISGEYEYYIHFSITYGINDYRKDINLLEDDFRKLDNSVIRADFLGKYRNSLVDETPKPIVGIRLAELHFIKSEALYKLSREEESREALNSFLSLRNASPVTTTGSIFLQDLLREKQKEFLGEGIRYFDLKRNRLLLERVDFNDHAIIDQISTDDFRWVFPIPENEIRQNKRVQQNPEWEKLI, from the coding sequence ATGAAAAGAGTATTCGGTATCATCATTATTTTTATCTCATCAGTTTCCTGTTCTCTGGATATTCCCGTAGAAGATGAAATTACAGGGCTAGATGTAATTGATAATATAGATATAGCCAATGAAACTTTATCGGGAATATATAATTCATACCCAAAAGATAAAGTCATGTTCTCTAAGCTGGCTGATGACTTTTATCCCAATCATACAATTTCTGAAAATACGTTTGATTTTAATTTGTACAGATGGGAAACTAATGAGTTAATTGTATGGGCTGCTTCTTTATGGCAGGATTATTATCACTCCATAAGCAGGGCAAATGTATTGCTAAACCAAATAGCATCCATTCAGACAACCAACTCAAAAGAAGAAGAAATACTTGATTTTATTCATGCCCAAACGCTTGCTTTAAAAGCATTTTCTTATTTGGATCTCACACAATTGTACGCTCCGAGGTATTCATATTTAACACGGGAACAGGATGGAATTATCCTAAAGGATAATATAGCCTCTGAAGAAAAATCCCGAGCTACTATGGAAGCTTCCTATCGGGAAATAGAGAGATTACTACTAAGAGCAATTGAGTTATTTCCTCCCGAAACAACAACTAAATACAGGTTTTCAAAAAATAGTGCTAAGGCATTACTGGCCAGAGTATACCTGCATTGGAATAAATATGAAAAAGCGATTGTACTCTGTGATGAATTATTAAAAAGGAATATAAATCAGGAGAGTTATGCAAGCTTGTGGAGATCCCCTGATAATAGCGAAGAAACATTGTTGGTGTTTGATAATGAGGAGTTTAATTATGCTTCTCTTTTTGATAATATAAGCGGGGAGTACGAGTATTATATACACTTTTCTATTACGTATGGTATTAATGATTATAGAAAGGATATTAATCTTCTGGAAGATGATTTCAGGAAGTTGGATAACTCGGTGATACGTGCGGATTTTTTAGGAAAATACAGAAATTCTTTGGTAGATGAGACTCCAAAACCAATAGTAGGAATACGATTGGCAGAACTGCATTTTATTAAATCAGAAGCACTCTATAAGTTATCCAGAGAAGAAGAATCTAGAGAAGCATTAAATTCCTTTTTATCACTTAGAAATGCTTCCCCTGTTACAACAACCGGATCAATTTTCTTACAAGATCTATTACGAGAAAAACAAAAAGAATTTCTCGGTGAAGGAATTCGGTATTTTGACCTAAAGCGGAATAGACTCCTTCTGGAACGAGTGGATTTTAACGACCATGCTATCATTGACCAGATATCTACAGATGATTTTAGATGGGTATTTCCTATCCCTGAAAATGAAATAAGACAAAACAAAAGAGTACAACAAAACCCCGAATGGGAAAAATTAATTTAA